From the genome of Carassius carassius chromosome 49, fCarCar2.1, whole genome shotgun sequence:
ttattctatgTATATTTTACTGACATTTATGTAGTCATttcattaaatacacacactcacaaatatacacagtaaaattGCATATATGAATTatagtatatacatataaacaatcATATACATGAacgcataaaaaataaaaattctatttaaattatacatctaaaaattataaacatacactgattatataaatgatatgatGAACCATCCCTGACATTACACTAAAAGcccaagtaattaaaaaaatggctaagtcattaaaataaagtaaattaaaagtCTAAAATTACTTGTTTAAAATGCCAGTTCAAGGTCAACTTGGCCTCCTTTAAAGGTGCCAAAAGCTCATTCCTTATCTCTGATGATGGTAAGTGATGTTGTGatgtaatattttcattttgtccACAGTTTATGAGATGTACAAATCTAAAACATACTCAATGCCTGTGTTTTTTTGGTCTGTGTCTGAGTTTTACTCACTAGTTCAGGGTCTATACATGGTTGTGCAGATTTTGCAGCAGAAGGCGGGTCTGGGGAGGGAGTAGCTGAATTTGCCTTGGGGAGCTCATAAACACCAGCGTTTCTCATAGGTGACTGTACCATGTGACTCCTAAACAAGGTGATTTAAAGAGCGTCTCAACCTGTTGAGAAACATCAGAGGTAATCACAGGTTGTATGAAAAAGTGTCATCCAGACTCTCAGCGCAGGAGATCGATGACACTGGAAACAGTCTGCGGGTTCTCCATGGCGAGCAGAGGCAGCTTCACCAGCTCCGAGTTCTCCGAGGAGGAACTAGACGGGAGTCTTCAAGGGTCAGAGGAGCTGGACAGCAGCGATGGCAGCAGTTCGACAAGTTGTTACCCCAACAGAGCCttaagcaagccagaggagaGACAGAGCAAGAAACGCAGCAGGCCGGTGCGCTCCAAAGCACGCAGAGTGGCGGCCAacgtgagagagagaaaacgtATTATGGATTATAACCAGGCTTTCAACGCGCTCCGAGTTGCTCTGCATCACGACCTGAGCGGAAAGCGGCTGTCGAAGATCGCCACACTCCAGAGGGCCATCAATCGCATCTCGGCTTTGTCAGTCTTCCTCACTAACAACCCACCAGCAAGTGTGGGGAAGTCTTGCAGCCACCTTGAGTGTCACGGTCAGCTGGGCAGCTTGTGTCAGCAGCCGTCGCCTCCTGTCCGCCTTGAATCCCAGAACTTCCTATCCTGGCACCAGCCGCTCAACTACCATACACAAAAGCCATTGCACAGACTGTCCTCAGAGCAACATGTTTTCACAAGCCCTGCTTGTCCACCCTCCCCTCACTACCCATGTTTCTCTCCCAACGCCCAGCTTTACCCTCCTAGTGATATGGCAAGCTCATCCAGGTATGGACGGATAGGTGATGTTGGGTCATATCAGCCAGGAGTTTGGGGCTCTTGTGGTTCAAATAATGTAGACAATTACGGGGAACCCCTACAGACACTCCCTCTGTCCTGGCACATGGGGTACCTACAGGACGCTGGGCCTCAGCACTGCCACAACGCACTGTGATACACACTCATGGACTCTTGAGACTGTCAAAGGCAAAACTGAAAGCAAGAACTGGGAAAATCACTGTCAACACCTGTAAACAGGTGCATTTCTGTGGTTTGGTTACCATTGGAAGAATTGTACATACTTTGAATGTAATTATAAATACGTGTAAAGAGCAAATTATATGAGATTTTCAAACATATTGCGTTAGTAAACAAAGGACAAGAaaggtttgtttaaaaaaatcactttgTGCATCAAGATATTTGCATTTCACCTTCGtaataaaatatgcaaaactGTAACACACAGTCTTCTTCATGCCAAAGTTAAGCATTTAGAGAGTATTTCTGTTTGCATACGTAGCAATTAAGTgcattatgtgtttgtgtgcatgcagAGACAAAGTGTCTGTTCCCTTCTACTCATTTCCAAAAAGTGGAGCTTTGATCTTGTATGAACTGCTCATTCTTTTCATAACAGGATGTAACACATTCTGACGTAGCAAGGGTTAGCAGAAATCCCATTCATGCTTGAGTCTGGACAAGTGTATGTGCACATTAGCATGTAAGCATTTTCAGTAACTTTTATAATATATAGACTATGCATCAACATAATTGCTGAAGTACAAAATTGCtaaactgataaaaacaaaaaattgtagTACTCACAAAAAAAGAGGACAGCGTACAAtcaatgctaatatatatatatatatatatatatatatatatatatatatatatatacatacatacaatctacaattttcatagtcatatatatatatatatatatactgtatatatagaatGTATCAACATGCACATagccttaaataaataaaaataaaattaaataaaatatattttatttataatcatttatttgACCTATGTATCATTGCAACTTAGTtgtagttgtattattattagcaatatattttaaaatatagtgtgatgtattatattttatatataattttttttcaattaatgccAAATGTCCCTTTTTAATTCTGTAGATAATTCTGGAGCAGTCATGGACTGTCCattgttgttgttaaataaactattaactattaaaaaaagaatattaagaACTCAGTCAAGTGATCATAGAAAAGGTGAGGGACTCGCCTGTTTGGGTGGAGCTGGAAAGATCATTCCACTAGCGAACAATAGTTGAGGTAAGGTTTAAGGTTTATTAGACCATTAGCTTGTGTTTAGGGAGAGATTTATGACCTCACAGGAAGGAAGTGCAAGCTCTGCCCATAGAGAGAGCGAGAAAATCCCCCCGGTCTCTTTCCGGCAGCCCCGTGGCGACTGATCGTACACGTGGGACTTTATGGGGAGACCAGCAGGTGTGTCAGATCGGGCTACATAAACAAGGTTGAGGGTGAGAGAAAAGAGAAGACGGATTGTCTTCTTTTTATTTCATCCACAGACATGAATCATGGAAATCCCTGACTCACAGCAAACGTGCTGAGTGACATTGACGATGAACGTGTTGAGTGATGGTGACAACATGTCTGTCGTCCTGCCCGCTGTGGCAGTGGGCCAGTCAGGCTTCATTTGAGCACATCAGCAggtttatttgttgttttctgCAGTGAGCAAATCTTTCCCGTCAATCCAGACATTGCTCATTTGATCCAATGCATTTATCATATCTGTCAAATAAAGATCTGTAAACAGTTCAATTAGCAGCAGGTAAAATAATCACCAGCTAAGTGGAAGCATTTGGACACTAGAGGACAGCACGTTATTTGTGCAGACTGGACAATAGCAGGACTTTAATATAGATCAAAATTGAATCTTTATTATTAGCCTGAATTCAGATTTTCTTGGGGTCCCCCCCATCTAAAGTAATTGATAAACTTTTGATCACATTTTTGCAAGTTTATATTTTGCAGTTCTGACTTTACATGTcacaaaacatgtaaaaaaaatttttgatcctgtggtggaaacaagcttccataagaAAGAGTCAATGTCGTCAAtagtgatttcatgttgactttaatagCTTTCTGATGCAGCTCAGACAGATGAATGAGCTTATGAGCATTTTTAATGCAGAGATTTGAATGCAATGAGTCATCCATGGCACGATAACACCTCATAACACTCATAAACTTCACCAACTTCAAACCCACGCTGATCTTCCAGGCCAGgtcgggccgggccgggccgCACCGCCCCCATGATGTCTGCGGTGGGTACTGTTGACAGGAGAATGTGCAGGAGAGCACATGCCAAGACACTGAGCACATGAGAGCGAGAGATGGCAGATGACTCACCTGCAGCCTCTCTGCTGCTTGCTAATGATGAAAGACACATTCACACGTACACACAAATCCAAAGCTAAAGTGTGATAGCGGAGGTTAGCATTTATGAGCATTTTGATGAGGTTCTGGCATTTTCATGGACATAGATTTAGTTTTGGACCAGAGTAGATGCATGTAATTAGAACAATGCTCTGGGACAGTGTCTGTGATCCACCAGTGTTGGCACATAACGTgctgttgattttgatattcatgTCATATGCTATGATCTGCCTCCTGACTATCATCCATATACACCACCAGCAGGTGGTAACAGAACACCATAGCGCTGAAAACCAACCAAGCAAAACCAACTGCTGTATTGTGTTGATAGCCTAgaaaaatcaaatgttttgaaatggaaaatttgcataattattttctgttgagtatcatatttgatacatcaggcttttatggctcatattgtATGACATATGGTAGGGGAATATGGAGCTCACATTTGAGCAAGAAAAAAAGCAACTTTTCACAGGCTCAAACATGTACTACAACCTGAAGGTGGATGTCTTTAGAATTATACCTTTTGTATAAAGGAACGCCTCATTCTACTGCCAAAAACCGTCTTTCTCCACTGCTCTTAAAAGCatgaaattaatttacatttagctgGTTAGCTTAAAAATTCTTTTAAGGGGTGTCCATGAGCAAAGATGTAGAATTATAGACTAGTAGTCAGACAAAATCAGGATTTCCCACCATCTGCTGAGCATTT
Proteins encoded in this window:
- the LOC132132573 gene encoding class A basic helix-loop-helix protein 9-like — its product is MKKCHPDSQRRRSMTLETVCGFSMASRGSFTSSEFSEEELDGSLQGSEELDSSDGSSSTSCYPNRALSKPEERQSKKRSRPVRSKARRVAANVRERKRIMDYNQAFNALRVALHHDLSGKRLSKIATLQRAINRISALSVFLTNNPPASVGKSCSHLECHGQLGSLCQQPSPPVRLESQNFLSWHQPLNYHTQKPLHRLSSEQHVFTSPACPPSPHYPCFSPNAQLYPPSDMASSSRYGRIGDVGSYQPGVWGSCGSNNVDNYGEPLQTLPLSWHMGYLQDAGPQHCHNAL